The Petropleomorpha daqingensis genome includes a window with the following:
- a CDS encoding VOC family protein, which produces MFRDPQVNVYVADVEGMARFYRDVLGFTETFRTPAEGAPVHVELRIGALVVGMAGIEAARAMHGIDVGGDRPRAEVVLWTDDVDAAFEAVVAGGARPLAAPHDFLGSVRAAWVADPEGNPVELVMRRNG; this is translated from the coding sequence GTGTTCCGCGATCCCCAGGTGAACGTCTACGTGGCCGACGTCGAGGGCATGGCGCGCTTCTACCGCGACGTGCTCGGCTTCACCGAGACCTTCCGGACGCCGGCCGAGGGGGCGCCGGTGCACGTCGAACTGCGCATCGGCGCGCTCGTGGTCGGCATGGCCGGGATCGAGGCGGCCCGCGCGATGCACGGCATCGACGTCGGCGGGGACCGGCCGCGGGCAGAGGTGGTGCTCTGGACCGACGACGTCGACGCCGCGTTCGAGGCGGTCGTGGCCGGCGGCGCCCGGCCGCTCGCGGCGCCGCACGACTTCCTCGGCTCGGTGCGCGCCGCCTGGGTGGCCGATCCGGAGGGCAACCCGGTCGAGCTCGTCATGCGCCGGAACGGCTGA
- a CDS encoding YeeE/YedE family protein gives MLGWIGGQLPWWITGPGVGLCVVALYGLINARLGVSGAWLATLAPAEGWRPEPWRRTFLLALVGGAALAAVLGPPVSLHGYGRLSEVLPPVALVPVLLLVGVALGYGARWAGGCTSGHGMSGCAAGSPDSVVTTATFFTVAVAVTLILHALTGGRL, from the coding sequence GTGCTCGGGTGGATCGGTGGACAGCTGCCGTGGTGGATCACCGGTCCGGGTGTCGGGCTGTGCGTGGTCGCGCTCTACGGCTTGATCAACGCCCGGCTCGGCGTCTCCGGCGCCTGGCTGGCGACCTTGGCACCGGCGGAGGGCTGGCGGCCCGAGCCGTGGCGGCGCACCTTCCTCCTCGCGCTCGTCGGCGGCGCCGCGCTGGCCGCCGTGCTCGGGCCGCCGGTGAGCCTGCACGGGTACGGGCGGCTGTCGGAGGTGCTGCCGCCGGTCGCGCTGGTGCCGGTGCTGCTGCTGGTCGGGGTCGCGCTCGGGTACGGCGCGCGGTGGGCCGGGGGGTGCACGTCGGGTCACGGGATGTCCGGGTGCGCCGCCGGGTCGCCCGACAGCGTCGTGACGACGGCGACGTTCTTCACCGTGGCGGTGGCCGTCACCCTGATCCTGCACGCGCTGACCGGAGGACGGCTGTGA